A window of Sphingorhabdus lacus contains these coding sequences:
- a CDS encoding acyl-CoA dehydrogenase family protein: MGDSVTMQIFPIRAFDPPGDVTCLREQVREIIRQHDHRWTPEERCNPWLKCDAGFSRALGDAGLLGLTWPRQYGGQERSVLERYVVLEELLAHGAPCGCHWIADRQTGPLLLRYGNELLREKYLPGMARGEVFACIGLSEPNAGSDLASVRSQARRTPDGWVLNGQKIWTSNAHECQAMLTLVRTDPASERQAGLSQLMIDLDLPGVTIRPIIDMTGEHHFNEVFFDDVLIPLDSLVGAEGEGWKQAMAELAYERSGPERYLSTYMLFVQLVDAIGADPPEPLAGLTGRLAAEIWTLRQMSMSTAAKLAAGEDPVIEASIVKDLGNAFEQAMPRMIQSSVDADLLERGTLERMLTHVLVASPSFSLRGGTPEVLRGIIAKGLGLR; the protein is encoded by the coding sequence ATGGGTGACAGCGTAACGATGCAGATTTTTCCGATCCGAGCATTTGATCCCCCCGGCGATGTCACATGTCTTCGTGAGCAGGTGCGCGAGATCATACGCCAACACGACCATCGCTGGACGCCGGAAGAGCGATGCAATCCGTGGCTCAAATGCGATGCAGGATTCTCGCGCGCGCTGGGCGATGCGGGACTGCTCGGATTGACATGGCCACGGCAATATGGCGGACAGGAACGTTCGGTGCTTGAACGCTATGTGGTGCTCGAAGAGCTTCTGGCCCACGGTGCACCTTGCGGGTGCCACTGGATCGCCGATCGCCAGACCGGGCCACTGCTGTTGCGTTACGGTAATGAGCTTCTGCGCGAGAAATACCTGCCTGGAATGGCTCGTGGTGAGGTCTTTGCCTGTATCGGTTTGTCTGAGCCGAACGCCGGTTCAGATCTGGCGAGCGTTCGCAGTCAAGCGCGCCGGACACCCGATGGATGGGTGCTCAACGGGCAAAAGATCTGGACCAGTAACGCCCATGAATGTCAGGCGATGTTGACCTTGGTGCGGACCGATCCCGCGTCGGAGCGTCAGGCTGGTCTATCGCAGCTGATGATCGATCTTGACCTGCCGGGTGTTACCATACGGCCTATAATCGACATGACGGGCGAGCATCATTTCAACGAAGTATTTTTCGATGACGTACTGATCCCTCTCGACTCGCTCGTGGGTGCCGAGGGCGAAGGTTGGAAGCAGGCGATGGCTGAACTGGCTTATGAGCGCTCCGGACCAGAAAGATACCTTTCAACCTATATGCTATTTGTACAACTGGTCGATGCGATCGGCGCTGATCCGCCCGAACCGTTAGCCGGATTGACCGGTAGACTAGCAGCCGAAATCTGGACGTTACGCCAGATGTCGATGTCGACTGCCGCCAAACTTGCTGCAGGCGAAGACCCAGTGATCGAAGCGTCGATCGTAAAGGATCTTGGTAACGCCTTTGAACAGGCCATGCCCAGAATGATCCAGTCGTCTGTCGATGCCGATTTGCTTGAACGTGGAACCTTGGAACGGATGTTGACTCATGTGCTTGTTGCATCACCCAGCTTTTCACTGCGCGGCGGCACTCCGGAGGTTCTTAGGGGCATAATTGCAAAGGGTTTGGGGCTACGATGA